From one Paenibacillus terrae HPL-003 genomic stretch:
- the topA gene encoding type I DNA topoisomerase: MADSLVIVESPSKAKTIGKYLGSKYIVKASMGHIRDLPKSQIGVEVENDFNPKYITIRGKGSILKELKDARKKVKKVYLAADPDREGEAIAWHLAHALDLDDTADCRVVFNEITKQAVKDAFKTPRKINMDLVNAQQARRILDRLVGYKISPLLWKKVKKGLSAGRVQSVAVKIILDRENEINEFVPEEYWTITAKLAIKDSTFEAKFHQLRGEKKELSSEADVQEVLEAIGKSSYKVRDVKEKERLRNPSPPFTTSSLQQEAARKLNFRASKTMSVAQQLYEGVDLGKEGTVGLITYMRTDSTRIAVSAQEEAKEFIIQKYGEAFVPESPRQYSKKAANAQDAHEAIRPTSALRDPETVKPFMSRDQFRLYKLVWERFMASQMASAIMDTLSVDIEAGETIFRAAGSKVRFPGFMKVYVEGNDDGKTEEDKLLPPLKSGDKLKKESVEPKQHFTQPPPRYTEARLVKTLEELGIGRPSTYAPTLETIQKRGYVAIEEKKFFPTELGELVIEQMEEFFPEILNVEFTANMEGDLDHVEEGEGDWVKVLSDFYESFEKRLEVAEEEMKEIEIKDEESDVICDKCGSPMVYKLGRFGKFLACSAFPDCRNTKPIVKDIGINCPTCGEGHVVERRSKKGRIFYGCDRYPECDFVSWDKPSIKPCPSCGGLMVEKRTKQGTKLNCTVCDHSEMLEDSDEGVETS, encoded by the coding sequence ATGGCGGATTCACTCGTCATCGTGGAATCGCCTTCCAAGGCGAAGACGATCGGCAAATACTTGGGCAGCAAATATATCGTCAAGGCTTCCATGGGTCATATCAGGGATTTGCCAAAGAGTCAGATCGGCGTAGAGGTCGAAAATGATTTTAATCCCAAATACATTACCATTCGAGGTAAAGGCTCGATTTTGAAAGAATTAAAGGATGCCAGAAAAAAAGTGAAAAAAGTATATCTGGCGGCTGACCCGGATCGCGAAGGCGAAGCTATCGCTTGGCATTTGGCGCATGCGCTGGATCTGGACGATACAGCAGACTGCCGCGTTGTATTTAATGAGATCACAAAGCAGGCCGTCAAGGATGCTTTTAAAACACCACGCAAAATCAATATGGATTTGGTCAATGCCCAACAAGCACGGCGGATCCTCGATCGGCTTGTCGGCTACAAAATCAGTCCATTGCTTTGGAAAAAGGTAAAGAAGGGCTTATCCGCAGGGCGCGTGCAGTCGGTTGCCGTGAAAATTATCCTGGATCGAGAAAACGAGATTAATGAGTTTGTACCGGAAGAGTATTGGACGATCACAGCTAAACTAGCGATTAAGGACAGTACCTTTGAGGCGAAATTCCATCAGCTTCGTGGCGAAAAGAAAGAGCTCTCCAGCGAAGCGGATGTACAAGAAGTGCTGGAGGCTATCGGCAAGTCGTCTTACAAGGTCCGTGATGTGAAAGAGAAAGAGCGCTTGCGCAATCCTTCTCCACCATTCACGACTAGCTCCTTGCAGCAAGAGGCGGCTCGGAAACTCAACTTCCGTGCATCCAAAACAATGTCCGTGGCCCAGCAGCTGTATGAGGGTGTGGACTTGGGCAAGGAAGGAACCGTGGGTCTGATTACGTATATGCGTACGGATTCCACACGAATCGCCGTCTCGGCCCAAGAGGAAGCGAAGGAATTCATTATTCAGAAATATGGTGAAGCTTTTGTACCTGAAAGCCCTCGTCAATATTCCAAAAAAGCTGCCAACGCCCAGGATGCGCATGAAGCGATTCGTCCAACCTCCGCGCTGCGTGATCCAGAAACGGTTAAGCCGTTTATGAGCCGGGACCAGTTCCGTTTGTACAAACTGGTATGGGAGCGTTTTATGGCCAGCCAGATGGCTTCCGCTATTATGGATACCTTGTCCGTTGATATTGAAGCGGGTGAGACCATATTTCGTGCAGCCGGCTCGAAGGTTCGTTTTCCAGGCTTCATGAAAGTGTATGTGGAGGGGAATGACGACGGCAAAACCGAAGAGGATAAGCTGCTGCCGCCCCTTAAATCGGGTGACAAGCTGAAAAAGGAATCGGTTGAGCCGAAGCAGCATTTCACGCAACCGCCTCCCCGTTATACAGAAGCACGACTGGTGAAAACGTTGGAAGAACTGGGTATCGGACGTCCGAGTACGTATGCACCGACACTAGAAACTATTCAGAAGCGTGGCTATGTCGCCATTGAAGAGAAGAAGTTCTTTCCTACAGAGCTGGGAGAACTGGTCATTGAGCAGATGGAGGAATTCTTTCCTGAAATTCTGAACGTGGAATTCACGGCCAATATGGAAGGTGATCTTGACCACGTAGAAGAAGGCGAAGGAGACTGGGTCAAGGTCTTGAGTGACTTTTACGAGTCGTTTGAGAAACGTCTGGAAGTGGCTGAGGAAGAAATGAAGGAAATTGAGATAAAGGATGAAGAGTCTGATGTCATTTGTGACAAATGCGGCAGCCCGATGGTGTATAAGCTCGGCCGCTTTGGTAAATTTCTAGCTTGCTCTGCGTTCCCGGATTGCCGCAATACGAAGCCGATTGTCAAGGATATCGGGATCAATTGTCCTACATGTGGTGAGGGCCATGTTGTGGAAAGACGGAGTAAAAAAGGACGTATCTTTTATGGGTGTGACCGTTATCCGGAATGCGATTTTGTATCCTGGGATAAACCGTCCATTAAGCCTTGTCCAAGCTGCGGTGGCTTAATGGTCGAAAAACGTACAAAACAGGGAACGAAGCTCAACTGTACCGTCTGCGATCACAGTGAAATGCTGGAAGATAGCGACGAGGGTGTAGAGACTTCATAA
- the hslV gene encoding ATP-dependent protease subunit HslV codes for MDMSFHATTICAVRHNGKGAIAGDGQVTFGNSVVMKQTAKKVRRLYRGQVVAGFAGSVADAITLFEKFENKLEEHHGNLQRAAVELAKDWRQDRILRKLEALMIVMDQSGMLLISGGGEIIEPDDDVLAIGSGGNFALAAARAFKRHGSGMEAKDMAREALEVASEICVYTNNQIIVEEL; via the coding sequence ATGGATATGTCCTTTCATGCTACCACCATCTGTGCTGTACGCCACAATGGCAAGGGAGCTATTGCTGGTGATGGTCAGGTAACGTTCGGTAACAGTGTCGTCATGAAGCAAACGGCAAAAAAAGTACGCAGATTATACCGTGGTCAGGTGGTTGCAGGTTTTGCTGGTTCAGTGGCAGATGCCATCACATTGTTTGAAAAGTTTGAAAACAAGCTGGAGGAACATCACGGCAATCTTCAGCGGGCTGCGGTGGAACTGGCTAAAGACTGGCGGCAGGATCGTATCCTGCGTAAGCTAGAGGCTTTGATGATTGTTATGGATCAATCCGGAATGTTACTCATTTCCGGGGGCGGTGAAATTATTGAGCCGGACGATGATGTGCTTGCGATCGGCTCAGGCGGAAATTTTGCATTGGCGGCGGCGCGCGCATTCAAGCGTCATGGCTCCGGTATGGAGGCAAAGGATATGGCCCGGGAAGCGCTGGAGGTTGCCTCGGAAATATGCGTTTACACGAACAATCAGATTATCGTGGAAGAACTGTAA
- the trmFO gene encoding FADH(2)-oxidizing methylenetetrahydrofolate--tRNA-(uracil(54)-C(5))-methyltransferase TrmFO encodes MSELQKVTVIGAGLAGSEAAWQIASRGVPVKLYEMRPIVKTPAHHTDKFAELVCSNSLRANGLTNAVGVLKEEMRILNSLILNAADRHAVPAGGALAVDRDGFSGYITDTLHQYPLIEVVNEELQEIPQDGIVVIATGPLTSPALSEQIKSLMGEEYFYFYDAAAPIVEKDSIDMNKVYLASRYDKGEAAYLNCPMNEAEFDAFYEALITAEVAQVKEFEKEIYFEGCMPIEVMMQRGKQTALFGPMKPVGLVNPHTGELPYAVVQLRQDNAAGTLYNLVGFQTHLKWGEQKRVFSMIPGLENAEFVRYGVMHRNTFINSPQQLHPTYQFKGRNNLFFAGQMTGVEGYVESAASGLLAGMNAARTARGQEMFVFPAETTLGSMARYITTADFKHFQPMNANFGLLPKLETRIRNKKEKNEALANRALESLRGYINEAEVMSAEVQA; translated from the coding sequence GTGAGTGAGCTACAAAAGGTAACGGTCATCGGAGCTGGTTTGGCGGGCAGCGAAGCTGCCTGGCAAATTGCAAGCCGTGGTGTGCCTGTTAAGTTATATGAAATGAGACCGATTGTTAAAACACCGGCGCATCATACAGATAAATTTGCCGAGCTGGTGTGCAGCAATTCTTTACGGGCTAACGGCTTGACTAACGCGGTAGGTGTGCTGAAGGAAGAAATGAGAATATTGAACTCCTTGATTTTGAATGCCGCAGATCGTCATGCTGTTCCGGCAGGTGGTGCGCTGGCGGTGGATCGAGATGGATTTTCCGGCTATATTACAGATACTCTTCATCAATATCCGCTTATTGAGGTTGTCAATGAGGAGCTTCAGGAAATTCCACAGGACGGGATCGTAGTCATTGCTACCGGGCCTTTAACTTCTCCGGCTTTGTCAGAACAGATTAAATCACTGATGGGAGAAGAGTATTTTTACTTTTACGATGCGGCGGCCCCGATTGTGGAGAAGGACTCTATCGACATGAATAAGGTTTATCTGGCTTCCCGCTATGATAAGGGAGAAGCAGCCTACTTGAACTGCCCGATGAATGAAGCGGAATTTGACGCTTTTTATGAGGCACTGATTACGGCTGAGGTGGCACAAGTTAAGGAATTCGAAAAAGAAATTTATTTTGAAGGCTGCATGCCCATTGAAGTGATGATGCAACGCGGTAAACAGACGGCATTGTTTGGGCCGATGAAACCAGTCGGTCTTGTGAACCCACATACAGGAGAGCTGCCATATGCCGTTGTGCAGCTTCGTCAGGATAATGCGGCGGGTACACTGTACAATCTGGTTGGCTTCCAGACTCATTTGAAATGGGGAGAGCAAAAGCGCGTATTTTCCATGATACCGGGCCTAGAGAATGCAGAGTTTGTACGTTATGGTGTAATGCATCGCAACACCTTTATCAATTCCCCACAGCAGCTTCATCCGACCTATCAGTTCAAAGGCAGAAATAATCTGTTTTTTGCCGGACAAATGACTGGAGTGGAGGGGTACGTAGAATCTGCTGCCTCAGGATTGCTGGCGGGGATGAATGCAGCGCGTACGGCGCGTGGACAAGAAATGTTTGTATTCCCTGCGGAAACGACACTCGGCAGTATGGCTCGTTACATCACAACAGCTGATTTCAAACATTTTCAGCCGATGAATGCGAACTTCGGTCTGCTGCCAAAGCTGGAAACGCGTATTCGCAACAAGAAGGAAAAGAACGAAGCGCTTGCTAACCGTGCGCTGGAAAGCTTGCGTGGTTATATCAACGAAGCGGAAGTTATGTCAGCCGAAGTACAGGCATAA
- the hslU gene encoding ATP-dependent protease ATPase subunit HslU has product MNNQSLTPRQVVSELDKYIVGQKQAKKSVAVALRNRYRRSKLPDDIRDEIVPKNILMIGPTGVGKTEIARRLARLVGAPFVKVEATKFTEVGYVGRDVESMVRDLMETSIRIVKAERTENVKDKAEDMANERIVSILVPAEKSNKSQRNPFEMLFGNNTGNSVEEEPPQQDTSLAEKRRKAKFDLLSGKLEDEVIEIDVEDTAPNMLDMFAGQGNEQMGMNMQEMFGSFLPKRTKKRKLPVKEARKVLIQDEAAKLIDMDDVIQESVKRAEQSGIIFIDEIDKIASQGKGSGPDVSREGVQRDILPIVEGSTIMTKYGPVRTDYILFIAAGAFHVAKPSDLIPELQGRFPIRVELSSLTLDEFVSILTEPKNALTKQYTDLLRTEEIEVEFSAEAIREIASIAESVNRNTENIGARRLHTILEKLLEDLSFEAPELTLDRMIITPEYVREKLGDIAQNRDLSQYIL; this is encoded by the coding sequence ATGAATAATCAATCGTTGACGCCCAGACAAGTTGTATCCGAGCTGGATAAATATATTGTCGGACAGAAGCAGGCTAAAAAATCCGTTGCCGTTGCCTTGCGCAATCGTTATCGGCGCAGCAAGCTGCCGGATGATATCCGGGATGAAATTGTGCCCAAAAATATTCTGATGATCGGTCCGACGGGCGTGGGTAAAACCGAAATTGCACGCAGGCTGGCCCGACTCGTGGGAGCTCCTTTTGTTAAGGTAGAGGCGACTAAGTTCACAGAAGTGGGTTATGTCGGCCGGGATGTGGAATCCATGGTGCGTGACTTGATGGAAACCTCGATTCGCATCGTTAAAGCGGAGCGGACAGAGAATGTGAAGGACAAAGCCGAGGACATGGCGAATGAACGGATTGTCAGTATTCTTGTACCTGCAGAGAAATCAAATAAATCCCAACGTAACCCTTTTGAAATGCTGTTTGGCAATAACACCGGGAATTCGGTAGAGGAAGAACCCCCACAACAGGACACATCCTTGGCAGAGAAACGGCGTAAGGCTAAATTTGATCTATTGTCAGGCAAGCTTGAGGATGAAGTTATTGAGATTGATGTGGAGGACACCGCACCCAATATGCTGGATATGTTTGCTGGGCAGGGAAATGAGCAAATGGGCATGAATATGCAGGAAATGTTCGGAAGCTTTCTGCCAAAGCGGACCAAAAAGCGCAAGTTGCCGGTGAAGGAAGCCCGTAAGGTGCTCATTCAGGATGAGGCTGCCAAGCTGATCGACATGGATGATGTCATTCAGGAGTCCGTGAAGCGTGCTGAACAATCCGGTATCATTTTTATTGATGAAATCGACAAGATTGCCAGCCAGGGCAAGGGCAGTGGTCCTGATGTATCTAGAGAAGGTGTCCAGCGCGATATTTTGCCTATTGTCGAGGGTTCTACCATTATGACTAAATACGGCCCGGTAAGGACAGATTATATTCTGTTTATCGCCGCTGGAGCTTTTCATGTTGCTAAGCCTTCTGATCTGATCCCTGAGCTGCAGGGACGTTTTCCAATCCGTGTTGAACTGAGCAGTCTCACATTGGATGAATTTGTATCCATTTTGACAGAGCCTAAAAATGCGCTGACCAAGCAATACACGGATTTGCTTCGTACCGAAGAGATTGAAGTAGAATTTTCGGCGGAAGCCATCCGTGAAATTGCCAGCATTGCCGAGTCTGTAAACCGGAATACGGAAAACATCGGTGCGCGCCGCTTGCATACCATTTTGGAGAAGTTGTTGGAGGATTTGTCCTTCGAGGCTCCGGAGCTT